Below is a window of Enterobacter kobei DNA.
AATATTTACCGACAGGGTCTTCAGCTGGCCGCTCACCTGCGCACCGACATCCACTTTGCGCAGCGCGTCCAGTTTGCCGGTCGCCAGCACGCTTTGCTGTAAATCAGCAGGCCGGACAATTAGCGTCTGGTACTGCGGTAGCGGCGCATTAAGCTGCCGCCACAGCCAGAATCCGGCAACCAGCACCAGCACGGTCAGCAGCAATAAAACCTTCCTGCGTTTTCCCTTGAGCTTCATATTTATTCCAGTAATTGAGCTGACTTCAGTAAAGACCAATTCTACCTAAACGGCGTGTCAACGAAACCCCACCTTTATTGTATCTCGCGATCCTATTGAGGTGGCGTTGATAGTGCACTTGTTGAAATGAAAGCCTGTTTATTACGCGCAGGTTGATCATGTCTACATTCGTCGCCACACCACACTCTGCATTGCCGCAGCCCAAAACAGGCTGGCAGCTTTTCCGCCATTTAGCCACCGGCATGCTGACGCCCGGACTTGCCTGGCAAAACCCGGCCTACCGCCGGAAGTTTATGCTTCGCTCACTGGCGACGCCTTTTGCTACCGCAAAATGGATGTCCATCCTTGTCAGACAACCGCGCCTGTTGCAACTGCTGAACGCGCAACCGGGTCTGCCGTGCCGTCTGCATCGCCCGTGGTTATCCGTGAACACCACACGTCAGACAGCGATTGACGCGCTGAGCTGGCACTATCAAAGCCTGGCGCAGCAACTGCCTGCGGCGGTGCTCAACGGCTATCTTTCCCGCCAGGGCGTGGCGCTGGCAACCCTCACCGGCAAAGACGAGCAGAATTACAGCCTGCGCCTGCGCGCGGATGCGATGCTGGATAAAGAAGGCGAAGCGACGCTGGTATTTTGCAATGCAGAACAGACGGTGCTGGCGGAGCTGACCTTTACCCTGTGCCGGATGAATGACCGGAATACGCTCTATATTGGCGGTTTGCAGGGGGCGAAAGCGCATGTCGATCATCAGTTGATCCAGAGCGCCACCAAAGCCTGTCACGGCCTGTTCCCGAAACGCCTGCTGGTGGAAGCGGCAATGGCGATGGGCGAAAAGCTGGCGGTGCAGCAGATCCTTGCGGTCAGCAATAATACGCATATTTATCGCAACTGGCGCTATCGGCAGAAAAAGCAGGACAAACTGCATGCCGATTATGACAGCTTCTGGCTGTCGCTGGGCGGTGAGCCGACCTCAGCGGGTGATTATCAGATGCCGCTGACCATGCCGCGCAAACCGATGGAAGAGATTGCCAGCAAAAAACGTGCAGAGTATCGCCGCCGTTACGACCTGCTGGACAGCCTGCTGACCCAGGTGCAGCAGGTGATGGGTTAATCTGCCCGCCCGCGTGCCAGCCACAGCACGCGGGAAAACATCTTGCGCAGCAGTACCGGCACGGCGTCAACGCCGCGTCGTCCCGCCTCCATCGCTACTTCTATCGCCAGATCCGGTTTCGATGAGCGGTGAATGGCTTTGATAATGACCCGCCGCATATTCATCGGCACGTTTTCCGGCAGTTGTGCCACCCGGTGATAAACGTCAGCAAACCCCTCCCGGTACATAAAATGTTCCATGTCCATCGCCGGTAAGGCTGTCAGGTGATCGCGTTCCTGATCGCCGTCGAGCATGCTACGGGCGGTAGCCGCATATTTTTTCCCCGCCTCGTCACCGTCCACCAGCACGTGCCACTCAATGCCCATCCGGCGAGCGAATTTGATCAGCGGTTTAAGGCCGGACTGCGCGAACTCGATCACTTTGATCCCTTCGGCGTCAAAGTGGTGACCACACTGGCGTGCCAGTTCGCTAATCACCCAGGTTTCGGTTTCCCCTTCCACCAGCAGCCAGCAGCGGGCAAACAGCGAGGAAGGCCGGTTGGCGCGGATATGAAAGGCAATGCGGCGGCTATCTTCAGCGTTCATACCGCCCGGTCCCAGACGCCAGGCCGCGATGCGTGAGGAGCCGCGCACCAGCCGACAGACATGCTCCACTGGCGTCAGCGACAGCAGCTCGCCGGAGTTGGTAGTGGTAATGCGCTGCAATGGCAGCAGGTTCAGCAACTGCCAGGCCACCGACAGCATAATCGGGTGCAGACGCGTTTCCGGATCTTCAATCAACAGTAGCGGCCGCGCGTCTTTATCGAGACGGATGGTGCCTTTCGCCTGTAACAAGGTAGAGAACAGGCCAAGCAAAATCACCCGATGGCTGCGGCCGCCGGGTTTGTCGATCATGCGATTAATGATATCGAGATAGCGCCAACTGCGCTGTTCATCATGCGAGTGACGGCGCATCAGCCGGTGTCGCGCCTGGCTGCTGCCCTGTTCAGCAAAATAGTGCTCCAGCAGTTGCACCATCGCCGTCAGGCCGTGGCGGATCTGACTGTCACTGAGATTTTGCGGACGCGATACCAGCTCACGGGCGAGGAAATCAAGCTGGCGGGCGGTGACATCCACCTCCGGGACGTCTGGCACCGTGCCGTTGCGAATGCGGCGCATAAAGCGCGCGTCACGCAGCCGTAGCACCGGCATCAGGCGCACCAGATGCCGCGCCTGCTCGTCGATGTCAGTCAGCGGCAACAGTTGCCCTTTGGCATCCAGAAATCCGCGTAAGGTCATCACGCTGCCGTCTTCTCCCAGCTCGCCCTCCAGCCGGTAAAAAATGCGGTAATGGCCGTCGTCTCCGGCGGTCCAACACCCGGCAAGCGGCCGGTAGCGACGGCCAAGGCGGTGCCCCGGTTCCGTTTCGCGGAAGGTCAGAATGATATGCAGATGGTGTTCCCGCCCCAGCACATCTCCGGGCGGAAACCAGAAATCGTCGCGGGTGAAATGATAAAGCGTGGCATCGGGAGATAATAACAGCGTCAACGCATCCAGCAGACTGGATTTGCCCCAGGCGTTTTCGCCAATCAGCACGTTATTGTGTTCCAGCAGCAGGGATAATCGGTTAATGCCCCGAAATCCGGCAATTTCAACGCGTTCCAGAAACATTATTTCTCCCGCAAAAAGGCGCTCCATAGTGTGAAACAGTATAGCGGGACAGCAAAAAGTAAAATATGGCGTCAGCCGACAGAATAGCCGTGCTCCGCAACTGCATAATATTTCTTTATTTTTGCTTCTTTACTCACTTAAGCGGATTGAGTAGTGTGTGAAGGCGCACTTTCATTTCTATGCATAGGATCCAGGCTGTTCATGTTATCAGGACTACTTATCATACTTATCCCGCTGATTGTGGGTTATCTCATTCCCCTGCACCACACCGCCGCGCTTAAGCTGATCAATCGCTTATTAAGCTGGATCGTGTATGTCATTCTGTTTTTTATGGGGATAAGCCTGGCCTTTCTCGATAATCTGGCGAGCAATTTGCTGGCGATACTGCATTATTCCGCGGTCAGTATTGTGGTGATTTTGCTGTGTAATATTGCCGCGCTGCTGTGGCTTGAGCGCGCCCTCCCCTGGCGTCATCAGCACCAGCAGGAAAAATTACCCTCGCGCATTGCCATGGCGCTGGAATCGCTAAAACTGTGCGGCGTGGTGCTGATCGGTTTTATTATCGGCCTGAGCGGGCTGGCATTTTTGCAGCACGCTACCGAAGCCAGCGAATATACGCTGATTTTCCTGCTGTTCCTGATAGGTATTCAGCTGCGTAATAACGGCATGACGTTAAAACAGATCGTGCTTAACCGTCGCGGGATGATTGTCGCAGTAGTGGTCCTGTTCAGCTCGCTGGCGGGCGGCATTATCAATGCGCTGATCCTCGGCCTGCCGCTGAAAACCGGTTTAGCGATGGCATCCGGCTTCGGCTGGTATTCCCTCTCCGGGATCCTGCTGACCGAATCCTTTGGCCCGGTCATTGGCAGCGCCGCCTTTTTTAACGACCTGGGACGTGAGCTGATCGCCATCATGCTGATCCCGGCGCTGGTGCGGCGCAGTCGCTCTACCGCGCTGGGGTTATGCGGTGCCACTTCCATGGACTTTACGCTGCCGGTGCTGCAACGCAGCGGCGGGCTGGAGATGGTGCCCGCCGCCATTGTGCACGGATTTGTGCTCAGCCTGCTGGTGCCGCTGTTAATGGCCTTTTTCTCTGCCTGATACCCCTTCGGCGGTAGGTCACTACCGCCTGAAATTGCGTTAAATCAATCTCTCTGCAAGTAGTCCTAAAAATCACTTTAATCCCCGGCGCCAGCGGCATAACCTTAAACATGCATTTTAAATATAACTTATACAGGTGTGATCATGTTTTGTGTGCAATGTGAGCAAACTATCCGTACTCCGGCTGGCAACGGCTGTTCTTACGCGCAGGGGATGTGCGGTAAAACCGCAGAAACCTCTGACCTTCAGGATCTGCTGATCGCAGCACTGCAAGGCCTGTCCGCCTGGGCCGCGAAAGCCCGCGAATATGACATTATCGATCATGAGATCGATAACTTTGCACCGCGCGCTTTCTTCTCGACCTTAACCAACGTTAACTTCGACTCGCCGCGCATCGTTGGCTACGCTCGCGACGCCATTGCCAAACGCGAGGCGTTAAAAGCGCTGTGCCTGAGTATCGATCCGGCTGCCAGCGTGGATAATCCCATGGCAGACCTGCAACTGGTAAGCGACGACCTGGGTGATTTACAGCGTCAGGCAGAAGCATTCACCCCCAACAAAGACAAAGCCGACATCGGCGACAATATTCTTGGACTGCGCCTGCTGTGCCTGTACGGCCTGAAAGGGGCTGCGGCCTATATGGAACACGCCCACGTGCTGGGTCAGTACGATAACGCCATCTACGCCCAGTACCATAAAATCATGGCGTGGCTCGGC
It encodes the following:
- a CDS encoding ATP-dependent endonuclease, encoding MFLERVEIAGFRGINRLSLLLEHNNVLIGENAWGKSSLLDALTLLLSPDATLYHFTRDDFWFPPGDVLGREHHLHIILTFRETEPGHRLGRRYRPLAGCWTAGDDGHYRIFYRLEGELGEDGSVMTLRGFLDAKGQLLPLTDIDEQARHLVRLMPVLRLRDARFMRRIRNGTVPDVPEVDVTARQLDFLARELVSRPQNLSDSQIRHGLTAMVQLLEHYFAEQGSSQARHRLMRRHSHDEQRSWRYLDIINRMIDKPGGRSHRVILLGLFSTLLQAKGTIRLDKDARPLLLIEDPETRLHPIMLSVAWQLLNLLPLQRITTTNSGELLSLTPVEHVCRLVRGSSRIAAWRLGPGGMNAEDSRRIAFHIRANRPSSLFARCWLLVEGETETWVISELARQCGHHFDAEGIKVIEFAQSGLKPLIKFARRMGIEWHVLVDGDEAGKKYAATARSMLDGDQERDHLTALPAMDMEHFMYREGFADVYHRVAQLPENVPMNMRRVIIKAIHRSSKPDLAIEVAMEAGRRGVDAVPVLLRKMFSRVLWLARGRAD
- a CDS encoding LysO family transporter, encoding MLSGLLIILIPLIVGYLIPLHHTAALKLINRLLSWIVYVILFFMGISLAFLDNLASNLLAILHYSAVSIVVILLCNIAALLWLERALPWRHQHQQEKLPSRIAMALESLKLCGVVLIGFIIGLSGLAFLQHATEASEYTLIFLLFLIGIQLRNNGMTLKQIVLNRRGMIVAVVVLFSSLAGGIINALILGLPLKTGLAMASGFGWYSLSGILLTESFGPVIGSAAFFNDLGRELIAIMLIPALVRRSRSTALGLCGATSMDFTLPVLQRSGGLEMVPAAIVHGFVLSLLVPLLMAFFSA
- a CDS encoding VirK/YbjX family protein, yielding MSTFVATPHSALPQPKTGWQLFRHLATGMLTPGLAWQNPAYRRKFMLRSLATPFATAKWMSILVRQPRLLQLLNAQPGLPCRLHRPWLSVNTTRQTAIDALSWHYQSLAQQLPAAVLNGYLSRQGVALATLTGKDEQNYSLRLRADAMLDKEGEATLVFCNAEQTVLAELTFTLCRMNDRNTLYIGGLQGAKAHVDHQLIQSATKACHGLFPKRLLVEAAMAMGEKLAVQQILAVSNNTHIYRNWRYRQKKQDKLHADYDSFWLSLGGEPTSAGDYQMPLTMPRKPMEEIASKKRAEYRRRYDLLDSLLTQVQQVMG